In Eucalyptus grandis isolate ANBG69807.140 chromosome 4, ASM1654582v1, whole genome shotgun sequence, the following proteins share a genomic window:
- the LOC120292934 gene encoding splicing factor YJU2-like, producing MKEMYPPELHFESSYLPRVRRRPMKQPAKVRIMLPMSIRCNTCGNHISRGTTFNSRKEEVVGETYLGNQRFRFYFQCTECSAELAIKTQPQAPDCVVESGATRVQDSALPSFLVVEDEKRREADDEMGDVMKPLQNS from the exons atgaaggagatgtATCCGCCGGAGCTACATTTCGAGTCTTCGTACCTGCCTAGGGTTCGGAGGAGGCCCATGAAACAGCCGGCTAAGGTTCGGATCATGCTGCCGATGAGCATCCGGTGCAACACCTGCGGGAATCACATCTCCCGGGGGACAACGTTCAATTCCAGGAAGGAGGAAGTCGTCGGCGAG aCGTACTTGGGGAACCAGAGATTCAGGTTTTACTTCCAATGCACCGAGTGCTCTGCTGAGCTCGCCATCAAAACCCAGCCGCAGGCTCCCGATTGCGTGGTGGAGTCTGGGGCGACGAGGGTACAAGATTCTGCCTTGCCTTCCTTTTTG GTCGTGGAGGATGAGAAAAGGAGGGAGGCTGATGATGAGATGGGCGATGTTATGAAGCCTTTGCAGAATAGCTAA